Proteins from a genomic interval of Micropterus dolomieu isolate WLL.071019.BEF.003 ecotype Adirondacks linkage group LG16, ASM2129224v1, whole genome shotgun sequence:
- the atp23 gene encoding mitochondrial inner membrane protease ATP23 homolog has translation MDQTKQEEEYGYNLFPERNTGKYKKGSIGESLFTFNHKCQVMLQFAMETSPYAKLLLSAMKSSGCKVFKERHFSCEDCDGTVSGGFDAASSQIVLCQNNIHQQSHMTRVVTHELIHSFDHCRAHVDWFNNFRHLACSEIRAANLSGDCAFSNEAARFNFGLKQHHQECVRGRALRSILAVRNISRKEAEKIVDEVFDTCFNDHAPFGRIPHSKKDAGFAYRDYENRDRYYANL, from the exons ATGGATCAAACTAAACAAGAGGAGGAATATGGATACAATTTGTTCCCGGAGAGGAACACGGGGAAGTACAAGAAGGGATCAATCGGGGAGAGCCTGTTCACTTTCAACCACAAGTGTCAGGTCATGTTACAGTTCGCAATGGAAACTA GTCCGTATGCCAAACTCCTCCTCAGTGCCATGAAAAGTTCAGGATG CAAAGTGTTTAAAGAGCGACATTTCTCCTGTGAAGACTGCGACGGGACGGTCAGCGGTGGCTTTGACGCAGCTTCCTCTCAA ATCGTCTTGTGTCAGAACAACATCCACCAGCAGTCCCATATGACACGAGTGGTCACACATGAGCTCATTCATTCCTTTGACCACTGCCGGGCCCACGTGGACTGGTTCAACAACTTCAGACATCTGGCTTGTTCTGAG ATCCGGGCAGCTAACCTCAGTGGAGACTGCGCCTTTAGCAATGAAGCCGCCAGATTCAACTTCGGCTTGAAGCAGCATCATCAG GAGTGTGTCAGAGGCCGTGCCCTTCGCTCCATCCTGGCTGTGCGGAACATTAGCCGAAAGGAGGCGGAGAAAATAGTGGATGAAGTCTTCGACACATGTTTCAACGACCACGCGCCATTTGGACGAATCCCCCACAGCAAGAAGGATGCTGGGTTTGCCTACAGAGATTATGAGAACAGAGATCGATATTATGCAAACCTTTAG
- the rpap3 gene encoding RNA polymerase II-associated protein 3, whose product MSGGNKAIELQLQMRQNAEDLHSLMRDLESWETDIKKKDEELRTGGLQEAQKKLPPVRNKDYKTKMREKKKKKTKKEPAGNGDARGEEPKQASKIKGYDYRSWDKFDVDKALAEMDKEESPAESNESDSEEAAVDKEKALAEKDKGNTFFKAGKYDEAIECYTRGMGADPYSPVLPTNRATSFFRLKKYAVAESDCNLAIALDSNYFKAYARRGAAQFALKKYESALEDYEMVLKLDPGNVEAQNEVKRIKETLGHQAQAVTSEAAQPQEAPTADPEQQRRQVEQQRRQEAVIQKDRGNAYFKEGKYEAAVECYSSGMEADSMNVLLPANRAMAYLKLEKYKEAEEDCSKAIFLDRTYSKAFARRATARVALGKLKEAKQDFQEVLKLEPGNKQALNELQKLQIDMGSSSLLQTADSTQRRTVQPFDKPTHLRSTKPLRRIDIEEVSGKVTVLEVESGGSKSFIQEVMREAEDESSPLSTSPSAKMIKIEEIAEVPSHSSDQVPASRETKQPAQREIAHPPEPSTTPSTTVTDPPPPPTNSFQLEADLRKIGNQPEVIYRYLRQIKPEAYRNIFLNSLEPDILNQILRTLHGFYIKNEAPAITLEILRSLASVRRFDMAVMFLSSPEKKVLKEVFDFLHQADLEGSSVAALQKKYGV is encoded by the exons ATGTCGGGGGGAAACAAAGCCATCGAGTTACAGCTTCAGATGCGGCAAAATGCGGAGGATCTGCACAGCCTCATGAGGGACCTGGAGAGCTGGGAGACTGACATAAAGAAGAAGGACGAGGAGCTGAGGACGGGAGGACTTCAGGAGGCCCAg AAGAAGCTCCCGCCTGTGCGCAACAAAGACTACAAAACAAAGATgagggaaaagaagaagaaaaagacaaagaaggaGCCAGCAGGCAACGGTGACGCAAGGGGAGAGGAGCCCAAGCAAGCCTCAAAGATTAAAGGCTACGACTATCGATCATGGGACAAGTTTGACGTG GATAAGGCTCTGGCAGAGATGGATAAGGAGGAAAGTCCTGCAGAGTCAAATGAGTCCGACTCCGAGGAAGCTGCAGTTGATAAGGAGAAAGCACTGGCTGAGAAAGATAAG GGAAACACGTTTTTCAAAGCTGGGAAGTACGATGAAGCCATTGAGTGTTACACCAGAGGGATGGGTGCAGATCCATACAGCCCTGTGCTTCCCACAAACCGAGCCACCTCCTTCTTCAGACTCAAAAA GTATGCTGTGGCAGAGTCCGACTGCAACTTGGCTATCGCTCTGGACAGCAACTACTTCAAAGCGTACGCCCGAAGAGGAGCAGCACAGTTTGCGCTGAAGAAATATGAATCTGCACTAGAAG ATTATGAGATGGTTCTGAAGCTTGACCCCGGGAACGTGGAAGCACAGAATGAAGTGAAACGAATCAAAGAG ACCCTCGGCCATCAGGCACAGGCCGTCACGAGCGAAGCCGCACAGCCACAGGAGGCTCCCACAGCGGACCCTGAGCAGCAGAGGCGACAGGTGGAGCAGCAGAGGCGACAGGAGGCGGTTATTCAAAAAGACAGA GGGAATGCTTATTTCAAAGAGGGGAAGTATGAAGCGGCTGTTGAGTGCTACAGCAGTGGCATGGAGGCAGACAGCATGAACGTCCTACTGCCCGCCAACAGAGCCATGGCCTACCTCAAGCTGGAGaa ATataaggaggcagaggaggactGCAGCAAAGCCATTTTTCTGGACAGGACGTACTCCAAGGCCTTCGCCCGTCGTGCCACCGCCAGAGTGGCCCTAGGAAAACTGAAGGAGGCTAAACAAG ATTTTCAGGAGGTGTTGAAACTGGAACCAGGGAACAAGCAGGCCCTGAATGAGCTCCAGAAACTCCAGATT GACATGGGTTCCAGCAGCCTCCttcaaacagcagacagcacACAGAGGAGAACAGTCCAGCCGTTTGACAAACCAACACATCTGCGGTCAACG AAACCTCTAAGGAGGATTGATATTGAGGAAGTGAGTGGAAAGGTGACGGTGCTTGAGGTGGAGTCAGGTGGGTCCAAGTCCTTCATCCAGGAGGTGATGAGGGAGGCTGAGGATGAATCATCTCCACTGTCGACATCACCCAGCGCCAAGATGATCAAGATCGAGGAGATAGCAGAAGTCCCTTCACACTCATCTGACCA AGTTCCAGCTAGCAGAGAGACCAAACAACCTGCGCAGAGGGAAATCGCTCATCCTCCTGAACCGTCAACCACCCCCTCCACGACAGTAACAGACCCGCCTCCTCCACCCACCAACAGCTTCCAGCTGGAGGCCGACCTCCGAAAGATCGGAAACCAACCTGAAGTGATTTACAGATATCTGAGG CAAATCAAGCCCGAAGcgtacagaaacattttcctCAACTCCCTTGAACCTGACATTCTCAATCAGATCCTGAGGACGCTGCATGGTTTCTATATCAA GAATGAAGCACCGGCCATCACACTGGAGATCCTCAGGAGTCTAGCAAGTGTAAGGCGCTTCGACATGGCTGTCATGTTCCTGTCGTCTCCGGAAAAGAAAG tgctTAAAGAAGTGTTTGACTTCCTTCACCAAGCTGATCTGGAGGGATCATCTGTCGCAGCCTTACAGAAGAAGTACGGTGTGTGA